In Desulfosediminicola ganghwensis, a single window of DNA contains:
- a CDS encoding 4Fe-4S dicluster domain-containing protein — MTQYGMIIDLRKCVGCGACALACKTENNTALRNNGQTHNWADFIHETTGTFPNTKFRTIPVLCNHCSDAPCVEECPVEPKAMYKTADGITMHNDERCIGCRACQGACPYSMDHVEKDSASGEYSVISYNEEGESTQPFYTDNTQVIKDCSTSAAEIASLAGATPPYRTDYQHSEYENVRRDNIVEKCIFCDHRVKNGKQPACVEACPSNARVFGDLEDSNSEAAKLLADNKGFVLLEDEGTSPNVHYIRDYSAR, encoded by the coding sequence ATGACACAATATGGAATGATAATAGACCTCAGAAAATGTGTTGGCTGCGGAGCCTGCGCACTCGCATGCAAGACCGAGAATAACACTGCGCTCAGGAATAATGGTCAAACCCATAACTGGGCAGATTTCATCCATGAGACAACCGGAACATTCCCTAACACCAAATTCCGTACCATCCCGGTACTCTGCAATCACTGCAGCGATGCCCCATGTGTCGAGGAGTGCCCGGTTGAGCCAAAAGCTATGTATAAAACCGCTGATGGCATCACCATGCATAATGATGAGCGCTGTATCGGTTGCCGGGCCTGTCAGGGCGCCTGCCCCTATAGCATGGACCATGTTGAGAAAGACAGTGCTTCAGGCGAATACAGCGTTATCAGTTACAATGAGGAGGGTGAGTCGACTCAACCGTTTTATACAGACAACACCCAAGTCATCAAAGACTGTTCAACCTCTGCGGCGGAGATCGCTTCATTGGCAGGGGCTACCCCGCCGTATAGAACAGATTACCAGCACTCTGAGTACGAAAATGTCCGTCGTGACAACATCGTCGAGAAATGCATTTTTTGTGATCACAGGGTAAAAAACGGCAAGCAGCCTGCCTGTGTGGAGGCATGTCCTTCAAACGCCAGAGTTTTTGGCGATCTTGAGGACAGCAACAGCGAGGCGGCGAAACTGCTCGCCGATAACAAGGGGTTTGTCCTGCTGGAGGATGAAGGTACTTCGCCAAATGTCCATTATATACGCGACTATTCAGCACGCTAA
- a CDS encoding TorD/DmsD family molecular chaperone, which produces MSNPETIIHRSNCFKLLAACFYEPDKKMFLEEKVTENLSGLLITLDPEMAPNAQQLTETFESSLEEQLKVDYASLFVGPFALLAAPYGSVYLEAGGRVQGESTVAVQRCYDEAGLSLDIQEPADHIAIELEYMSYLSLREGEAVSAGRNADARKLWEMQARFLGQFMSWVPYFCQRIEQGAMTDFYKKLAQCLASFFQHCKNEYIVEPITL; this is translated from the coding sequence ATGAGCAATCCAGAAACCATCATACACCGCAGTAACTGTTTCAAACTACTCGCTGCCTGCTTTTATGAGCCGGATAAAAAGATGTTTCTCGAAGAGAAGGTGACCGAAAATCTCAGCGGCCTGTTGATAACACTCGATCCGGAAATGGCTCCGAATGCGCAGCAGTTGACTGAAACGTTTGAATCTTCTTTAGAGGAACAGCTCAAGGTTGATTATGCATCTCTTTTTGTCGGCCCTTTTGCGTTGCTGGCTGCTCCATATGGCTCTGTCTACCTGGAGGCTGGAGGGCGGGTGCAAGGCGAGTCAACTGTTGCCGTGCAAAGGTGTTATGACGAGGCAGGACTCTCACTTGATATTCAGGAGCCGGCTGATCATATCGCTATTGAACTTGAGTATATGAGCTATCTGTCGTTGCGTGAGGGGGAGGCAGTTTCTGCCGGCAGGAATGCTGATGCCCGGAAATTATGGGAGATGCAGGCGCGTTTTTTAGGTCAGTTCATGTCCTGGGTTCCCTATTTTTGCCAGCGAATTGAACAAGGTGCAATGACAGATTTCTACAAAAAACTGGCACAATGTTTAGCGTCATTTTTTCAGCATTGTAAAAATGAATACATTGTTGAGCCAATCACTCTGTGA
- a CDS encoding YaiI/YqxD family protein → MKIWVDADACPVVIKEILYKAAKREHVQLILVANQYFRIPQSSLITFLRAPKGMDAADNEIANKLESGDLVITADIPLAARVVEKGGLALNPRGEIYSEENIKERLSTRDFFDDLRANGIETGGPSGMSARDKQAFANSLDQLLRKYKNRA, encoded by the coding sequence ATGAAAATCTGGGTAGATGCTGACGCCTGTCCTGTAGTGATAAAAGAAATACTCTATAAAGCAGCCAAGAGAGAACATGTACAATTGATCTTGGTGGCCAATCAGTACTTTCGCATTCCGCAATCCTCATTAATTACATTCCTGCGTGCCCCTAAAGGCATGGATGCTGCTGACAATGAGATAGCCAACAAACTGGAATCCGGTGACCTTGTTATCACTGCCGATATCCCATTAGCCGCCAGAGTCGTAGAGAAGGGAGGGCTTGCTCTCAACCCCCGTGGGGAAATTTACTCGGAAGAAAACATAAAAGAACGGCTCAGTACCAGGGACTTCTTTGACGATCTCCGCGCCAACGGAATTGAAACTGGTGGACCATCTGGAATGAGCGCGCGTGATAAACAAGCCTTTGCCAACAGCTTGGATCAATTACTGAGGAAATATAAAAACAGGGCATAA
- a CDS encoding RDD family protein, whose protein sequence is MNNSDIRYAPLPRRIKAGLLDTLIFLSLLIVVPAIIIDIFPDQSRYATILMLFTLFLLEPLLIRYLGSTLGQYALGVEVISTNKEKRCPLLLSVLRYVAKVTLGSFSLIFMLFSKKHQAIHDHIANTLVILSRKKIVRDPDFAAVGVYEQDDCKHIYPSAMRRFFVFIFWYALVLIIASSLINIATIVLVSNNMLAKEQYVIIYEIITRIIFFTIFLVTAILASKSSLYGARKKAVETISVSAKI, encoded by the coding sequence ATGAACAACTCAGACATCCGATACGCACCACTGCCTCGAAGGATCAAAGCTGGATTACTCGACACGTTAATTTTCTTATCTTTGCTTATTGTTGTTCCAGCTATCATTATTGATATATTCCCAGATCAATCCAGGTACGCGACCATTCTTATGCTGTTCACCTTGTTCTTGCTTGAACCGCTGTTGATCAGGTATCTGGGTTCGACATTAGGCCAATACGCACTTGGTGTTGAAGTAATAAGCACGAACAAAGAAAAACGCTGCCCACTGCTATTATCTGTATTGAGGTATGTTGCCAAGGTTACCTTGGGGAGTTTTTCTCTTATTTTTATGCTTTTTAGCAAAAAACATCAGGCTATACATGACCACATTGCCAACACCTTGGTCATATTATCCAGAAAGAAAATTGTGCGAGATCCTGACTTTGCTGCTGTTGGGGTATATGAACAGGATGATTGCAAACATATTTATCCGTCTGCAATGAGAAGATTTTTCGTGTTCATATTCTGGTATGCACTTGTCTTAATAATCGCTTCATCGCTTATCAATATTGCCACGATAGTGTTGGTCTCAAACAATATGCTCGCAAAAGAACAATACGTAATAATTTATGAAATAATTACCAGGATTATTTTCTTCACAATCTTCTTAGTTACAGCAATCCTGGCCTCTAAAAGCTCTTTATATGGCGCCCGTAAAAAAGCAGTTGAGACAATATCCGTGTCAGCCAAAATTTAG
- the sthA gene encoding Si-specific NAD(P)(+) transhydrogenase yields MNPEQYDFIIIGTGPAGMSAAMTAAKCRKRVLVVEKEDSLGGVCVNTGTFPSKTLREAVLHLTGHLKKQIFGEEFCSLGSSEISMDRLKTRLQYVRLKEHAIIDSQLERNNISLIRGTATFIDNSTVALHQVGGDRPLLVRGEIILIATGSRPRNPPEIPFDGELIVDSRSILDISTVPSSMIILGGGVIGSEYATIFAALGVRVILLDKGTRLLKFIDQEITDQLQQHFPNGYVECIHNVGDFEIATEGNKAKIRLDDGTVYRADTLFFALGREANVKGLGLENTDVVLNKNLYITVNDLYQTSVDHIFAVGDVVGWPSLAATSIIQGRIAALNAMQRRSEGFPTIFPVGIYTIPEISYVGMTEEEVKERDFKYVVGRCYYEELPRGQISGESEGMLKMIVHKDTREILGVHIFGGGATEIIHIALIALFHNAKIDLFIENIFNYPTYSEALKIAALSAMNQIDYEECR; encoded by the coding sequence ATGAATCCTGAACAGTATGATTTCATAATAATTGGAACCGGACCGGCGGGGATGAGCGCCGCGATGACGGCGGCGAAATGTCGCAAGCGTGTACTTGTGGTGGAAAAAGAAGACTCCCTTGGTGGAGTCTGTGTCAATACCGGTACTTTTCCGAGTAAGACCCTGAGGGAGGCGGTGCTGCACCTGACCGGCCATCTGAAGAAGCAGATATTCGGTGAAGAATTCTGCTCTCTGGGTAGTTCTGAAATTTCTATGGATCGCCTGAAAACGAGGCTCCAGTATGTCCGACTGAAAGAGCATGCCATTATCGACAGTCAGCTGGAGCGAAACAATATTAGTCTGATACGCGGCACAGCGACGTTCATCGACAATAGCACGGTGGCTTTGCACCAGGTCGGTGGGGACAGACCGCTTCTGGTCCGGGGAGAGATAATTCTTATCGCCACTGGCTCGCGTCCACGTAATCCGCCGGAGATACCCTTCGATGGCGAATTAATAGTCGATTCACGCTCCATTCTTGATATCAGCACCGTACCATCTTCCATGATTATTCTGGGTGGCGGGGTGATCGGTTCTGAATATGCAACGATCTTTGCTGCACTGGGGGTAAGAGTTATCCTGCTGGATAAGGGTACGCGCCTGTTGAAGTTTATCGATCAGGAGATCACCGACCAGCTTCAGCAGCACTTCCCCAACGGCTATGTTGAATGTATTCACAACGTGGGCGATTTTGAGATCGCAACCGAAGGAAATAAGGCAAAAATACGGCTCGATGATGGCACAGTCTATAGGGCGGATACACTGTTTTTTGCTCTGGGCAGGGAAGCGAATGTCAAAGGCCTGGGATTGGAAAATACCGACGTGGTTCTCAACAAGAACTTGTATATCACCGTGAACGACCTGTACCAGACATCGGTGGATCACATTTTTGCAGTGGGCGATGTGGTCGGCTGGCCGAGTCTTGCAGCAACCTCGATTATTCAGGGCAGGATCGCTGCCCTGAACGCCATGCAAAGGCGCTCGGAAGGATTCCCTACCATTTTCCCGGTGGGCATCTACACAATCCCCGAGATATCCTATGTGGGCATGACCGAAGAGGAAGTGAAAGAACGTGATTTTAAATATGTAGTGGGACGATGTTATTACGAGGAACTGCCGAGAGGGCAGATCTCCGGCGAGTCTGAGGGGATGCTCAAGATGATCGTCCACAAGGATACCCGGGAAATTTTAGGCGTACACATCTTCGGCGGCGGTGCCACCGAGATCATACATATCGCCCTGATAGCGCTCTTCCATAACGCAAAGATCGACCTGTTCATAGAGAATATATTCAATTACCCGACCTATTCCGAGGCGCTGAAAATAGCGGCACTGTCAGCCATGAATCAGATAGATTACGAAGAGTGCAGGTAA
- a CDS encoding TrmH family RNA methyltransferase translates to MPTRAEKKKQQDARRWAERQYIKHRRHNMVYAEPGVHDFVIVLDNLKPSFNIGKIFRSGDAFGAKAIHLIGTEYFDVKSAKGSFKWLPAHFHPTFEKCYEQLIAEGYTFFVLEPDAPHSLHRMEIPAKSAFVFGHEEHGISFDKNAYKGVASIKVPQVGKVESLNVSIAASIVMYEYARQHGE, encoded by the coding sequence ATGCCCACCAGAGCAGAAAAGAAAAAACAGCAGGATGCCCGGAGATGGGCTGAAAGACAGTACATCAAGCATCGCAGGCATAACATGGTCTATGCCGAACCGGGTGTTCATGACTTTGTAATCGTGCTCGACAACCTGAAACCATCATTCAACATTGGTAAAATATTTCGCAGTGGTGATGCTTTCGGTGCGAAAGCCATTCACCTGATCGGCACTGAATATTTCGATGTCAAATCAGCAAAGGGCTCGTTCAAATGGTTGCCTGCCCATTTTCATCCCACCTTTGAAAAATGTTATGAACAGCTGATAGCCGAAGGATATACATTTTTCGTTCTGGAACCTGATGCGCCACACTCCCTACACAGGATGGAGATTCCTGCCAAAAGCGCCTTTGTTTTTGGCCATGAAGAGCACGGCATCAGTTTTGACAAAAACGCCTATAAGGGAGTTGCGTCTATTAAAGTTCCCCAGGTCGGCAAGGTGGAGAGTTTGAATGTGAGTATCGCCGCCTCAATCGTTATGTACGAATATGCACGACAACATGGGGAATAG
- a CDS encoding DMT family transporter — translation MQTETAGKELPFSTSMFAVFLCMLFGANPVAVKTTLTGIGIFTSAGIRFGIAAAVLCCWAKVAGISLYLSTRQVLQMAGLGLIFFIQISLFYSGMSRTTASHGALIANTVPFVVMILAHFLLPDDKINPKKINGLLLGFAGVFLLIRDSLDLTAEAFSGDCLLFLAVLFWGCNVIYVKKIIADFNPIQITVFPMIFTVPFYLLAGYLLDGGMVREVTPMVIQAVLYQSLVTASFGFVMWNSLIQKYGATTLHCFLFLMPVSGVLLGVLVLGDPISYSLAASIILVASGLIVINWKSDTATV, via the coding sequence ATGCAAACAGAGACGGCAGGCAAAGAACTCCCTTTTTCCACCTCCATGTTTGCCGTTTTCCTCTGTATGCTCTTCGGGGCCAACCCGGTAGCGGTCAAAACCACCCTGACCGGAATCGGCATTTTCACGTCAGCCGGAATACGTTTCGGAATAGCTGCTGCAGTTCTTTGTTGCTGGGCTAAAGTCGCAGGAATCTCACTTTATCTCAGCACCAGACAAGTGTTGCAGATGGCAGGGCTCGGACTCATCTTTTTCATACAAATCTCCCTCTTCTACTCTGGCATGAGTCGCACGACCGCCTCCCATGGTGCTCTTATAGCGAATACCGTCCCCTTTGTGGTGATGATACTCGCTCACTTCCTGCTGCCCGACGATAAAATCAACCCCAAGAAAATTAACGGTCTGCTTCTGGGCTTTGCCGGTGTTTTCCTGCTCATCAGGGACTCACTCGACCTGACCGCTGAGGCCTTCTCGGGCGATTGCCTGCTTTTTCTGGCTGTTCTTTTCTGGGGTTGCAACGTCATCTACGTTAAAAAAATCATTGCCGATTTCAACCCGATACAGATCACCGTGTTCCCTATGATCTTCACAGTCCCCTTTTATCTGCTGGCAGGTTATCTACTCGACGGTGGAATGGTGCGGGAAGTTACCCCAATGGTCATCCAGGCCGTACTTTATCAGTCTCTGGTCACCGCATCTTTTGGCTTTGTCATGTGGAATTCGCTCATTCAGAAATATGGTGCCACCACCCTGCACTGCTTTCTATTTCTCATGCCCGTATCCGGAGTGTTGCTCGGTGTGCTGGTGCTCGGTGACCCTATCTCTTATAGCCTGGCGGCATCGATAATACTGGTGGCAAGTGGTTTGATAGTGATAAATTGGAAGAGCGACACTGCTACGGTCTGA
- a CDS encoding DUF3012 domain-containing protein — MVLLRTTIATLFLGICFTTLTACAPEVGSDKWCNQMKEKPKGEWTSNEAADFAKHCIFK, encoded by the coding sequence ATGGTACTGTTACGCACAACAATAGCAACACTCTTTCTTGGCATCTGCTTCACCACCCTTACCGCCTGCGCCCCGGAAGTCGGAAGCGACAAATGGTGCAACCAGATGAAAGAAAAACCTAAAGGTGAATGGACATCCAATGAAGCAGCAGACTTTGCCAAGCACTGTATTTTCAAATAA
- a CDS encoding LysE family translocator, producing MFITPEFLVTSLVVVLMPGTGVIYTVSNGLFLGWRAATAAAVGCTFGIVPHLLASVFGLSAILHMSSLAFQCIKYAGAIYLLYLAWCMWRETGGINFKKPEKANGLCQIAVRGTLINILNPKLSIFFLAFLPLFISSGSANPTLHMLLLSAIFMLMTFVVFILYGFCAHGLRRYVTGSDRLLTLIQRSFAATFAALGIKLAFTER from the coding sequence ATGTTTATAACTCCTGAGTTTCTTGTTACCTCTCTGGTCGTTGTACTCATGCCGGGGACGGGTGTCATATATACCGTTTCCAACGGTCTTTTTCTCGGCTGGCGCGCTGCAACTGCCGCAGCCGTTGGTTGCACATTCGGAATCGTCCCCCATCTGCTTGCCTCGGTCTTCGGGCTGTCCGCAATCCTGCACATGAGCTCCCTGGCTTTTCAATGCATCAAGTACGCCGGAGCAATCTATCTGCTATACCTTGCCTGGTGCATGTGGAGGGAGACCGGTGGCATCAATTTCAAGAAGCCCGAGAAGGCCAACGGCCTCTGTCAGATTGCGGTTCGCGGCACACTGATCAATATCCTGAACCCGAAACTTTCGATTTTCTTTCTTGCTTTTCTGCCGCTCTTTATCTCATCGGGGTCTGCAAACCCAACTCTGCATATGCTACTGCTCAGCGCAATCTTTATGCTGATGACCTTCGTTGTGTTTATTCTGTATGGTTTTTGCGCCCACGGTTTAAGAAGATATGTAACCGGCTCCGATCGCCTGTTGACTCTCATTCAGCGCTCTTTTGCAGCCACCTTTGCCGCTCTTGGTATCAAACTGGCCTTTACTGAGAGATAG
- a CDS encoding PEP-CTERM sorting domain-containing protein: MRMNFSKTLTCAVFITGAMLFATQSVADPFTITSQLIGDPRPNNPDNLIVDVSITGDTTSATTYWTVDINSPMHPDVKLDAFYFNLNLDASDVSFSNFVPSTWSVTSPATNAAGSGGADFDFEADSSNPAINVTNSQDLTFEATLLSGFWNVDLFLNAKESESNDDWLGTFQLGAHLQSLTADYRRSDSGFAAGYYEGGGEPIPEPVTMLLFGTGLAGLSGLRLRKKQ; encoded by the coding sequence ATGAGAATGAATTTCTCGAAAACATTAACCTGCGCAGTTTTTATCACGGGTGCAATGCTGTTCGCTACACAAAGTGTGGCAGACCCCTTTACCATAACGTCACAACTGATAGGCGATCCACGTCCGAACAATCCGGATAATCTTATCGTGGATGTATCCATAACTGGTGATACCACTTCAGCTACGACTTACTGGACTGTAGACATCAATTCACCGATGCATCCGGATGTGAAGCTTGACGCATTTTACTTTAATCTTAATCTTGACGCTAGCGATGTGAGTTTCAGCAATTTCGTTCCGTCAACCTGGTCGGTGACCAGCCCGGCAACAAATGCTGCTGGCTCCGGTGGTGCCGATTTTGACTTTGAGGCGGATTCTTCTAATCCTGCAATTAACGTAACTAATAGTCAGGATCTTACTTTCGAGGCAACCTTATTATCAGGATTCTGGAATGTGGATCTGTTCCTGAATGCTAAAGAGTCCGAGAGTAATGATGATTGGCTTGGTACATTCCAGCTTGGTGCACACCTGCAGAGCCTTACTGCAGATTATAGGCGGTCGGATAGCGGCTTTGCCGCCGGTTATTATGAAGGAGGCGGTGAACCGATCCCCGAACCAGTGACGATGCTTCTATTCGGCACTGGCTTGGCTGGTCTTTCTGGTCTGCGATTGAGGAAGAAGCAGTAA
- a CDS encoding nitrilase-related carbon-nitrogen hydrolase — MQDLRVTLVQSDIIWENPTANREVLTPQLTQLAGQTDLIILPEMFTTGFTLAGEQLAEVMDNTSEGTTAHWLTKMASVTGAAITGSCIIRDDGKLYNRLLWATPDGELYHYDKNNLFSFAGEDSVYSGGEALLTVHLKGWRIRPFICFDLRFPEWSSRRKGTYDLGIYVANWPDSRQNHWFSLLLARAIENQIYVAGVNRIGRDGNRLCYAGGSVLVDPEGEVLHECGRDQAVTTHQLDGESLQAYRKRFPM, encoded by the coding sequence ATGCAAGATCTGCGAGTGACACTGGTTCAATCAGATATTATCTGGGAAAATCCGACCGCAAATAGAGAAGTTTTGACGCCACAATTGACTCAGTTGGCTGGTCAGACAGACCTGATTATCCTGCCTGAGATGTTTACCACCGGTTTTACCCTTGCCGGTGAGCAATTAGCGGAGGTGATGGATAACACCAGTGAGGGAACCACAGCTCACTGGCTGACGAAAATGGCCTCCGTCACAGGTGCCGCAATAACAGGAAGCTGTATCATTCGTGATGATGGTAAGTTGTATAACCGTCTTCTCTGGGCGACGCCAGATGGTGAGCTTTATCATTACGATAAAAATAATTTGTTCAGCTTTGCCGGGGAAGATTCTGTATATTCGGGGGGGGAAGCACTCCTCACGGTACATCTCAAGGGGTGGCGCATTCGCCCATTTATCTGCTTCGATCTTCGTTTTCCTGAGTGGAGTAGCAGGAGAAAAGGTACATATGATCTGGGTATATATGTTGCTAACTGGCCGGACTCCAGGCAGAATCACTGGTTTTCATTGCTGTTGGCCAGGGCGATTGAAAACCAAATTTATGTAGCGGGTGTGAACAGGATAGGCAGGGATGGGAACAGGCTCTGCTACGCCGGTGGATCAGTGCTGGTTGATCCGGAGGGAGAAGTATTGCATGAGTGTGGCAGGGATCAGGCAGTAACCACCCATCAATTGGATGGTGAATCACTTCAGGCCTATCGTAAGAGATTTCCCATGTGA
- a CDS encoding potassium channel protein produces the protein MYLLVIKKIRHLYKKYDWFTIIIVLLFMHTMSAGLLLVFDYQTFAQETLAKTLWKGTWWFFVTATTVGYGDVVPQSVPGQIIAIFDMIFGIGLMATAIGAGADKLIERRKIRVRGLKQLNLKNHIVILGGGAIQKVTTLIKEIRNDPFYCRTDLVVCTDVYEENPFGDEVEYVRGSIGSEDVMTRACIADADFVIIYGYTDEETILTTLAVDELNRQAFTTVYIRDRANIRHIDRINKARIAHRLIDGKQYNRIKVITRLNDLMLAREISNPDLSEVMRLLIDSSSGDTFFSIKAWPGLDKSIPVPYVRQMLRSTDAHALLVGIKRDEDGSIVMNPGENLEVYPNDHLFVIAQHRPDVDWVTLILSESE, from the coding sequence ATGTATCTGTTGGTGATTAAGAAAATCCGTCATCTTTACAAGAAATATGACTGGTTCACCATAATCATCGTGCTGCTATTTATGCATACGATGTCGGCGGGTCTGTTGCTTGTATTTGATTATCAGACTTTCGCCCAGGAGACCCTTGCCAAAACCCTCTGGAAAGGTACCTGGTGGTTTTTTGTGACCGCTACCACAGTGGGCTATGGTGATGTGGTACCCCAGAGTGTGCCAGGTCAGATCATTGCAATTTTCGATATGATTTTCGGTATTGGGCTGATGGCTACAGCTATTGGCGCCGGTGCAGATAAGCTTATAGAACGGAGGAAAATACGCGTGCGAGGACTCAAACAGCTGAATTTGAAGAATCACATTGTTATCCTTGGCGGTGGCGCAATACAAAAAGTTACCACTTTGATCAAGGAGATTCGCAACGATCCGTTTTATTGTCGTACTGATCTGGTTGTCTGCACAGACGTCTATGAGGAGAACCCTTTCGGTGATGAGGTAGAGTATGTACGAGGCAGTATAGGCAGTGAAGATGTGATGACCAGAGCCTGTATTGCAGATGCCGATTTCGTCATCATCTACGGGTATACCGACGAGGAGACGATTTTAACGACCCTTGCCGTGGATGAGTTGAACAGGCAGGCATTTACCACGGTCTATATTCGGGACCGTGCCAATATCCGTCATATAGACAGGATCAACAAGGCAAGGATTGCCCATCGCCTGATCGATGGCAAACAATATAATCGTATTAAAGTCATTACCCGCCTTAATGACCTGATGCTGGCCAGGGAGATATCGAATCCGGATCTATCTGAGGTGATGCGGCTACTGATCGATAGTTCGTCTGGTGATACCTTCTTCTCGATTAAGGCCTGGCCAGGGCTTGATAAAAGCATCCCGGTTCCTTACGTACGGCAAATGCTGCGTTCCACAGACGCCCATGCCCTGCTGGTGGGTATAAAACGTGACGAAGATGGTTCTATCGTCATGAATCCAGGAGAAAACCTTGAAGTGTATCCTAATGATCATCTCTTCGTTATCGCCCAGCACAGGCCGGATGTCGACTGGGTAACACTTATTCTGAGCGAATCCGAATAG
- a CDS encoding nitroreductase family protein, whose product MSFRDIVEQRRAINFFDPDRDVSGEVLDEMIELAAKSPSSFNLQPWNLIVVREHAEKEALKALAWDQPKVVEAPVNLILLADKNGWQEGHPTVEKNWQQMLDSGSMQPEQRDWFLNAAKSLYNWNSDANLAFAAKNAGFFGMSLMYAATSLGLESHPMDGFDHEAVRKEFNIPDNFWVPMLLAVGYKKPGLELHPAKWRKTRDEIVVSFK is encoded by the coding sequence ATGAGCTTTCGAGATATCGTTGAACAGAGACGCGCAATCAATTTTTTTGATCCAGATAGAGATGTATCAGGTGAAGTGCTTGATGAGATGATAGAGTTGGCAGCTAAGTCGCCATCCAGTTTCAATCTGCAACCATGGAATCTGATTGTGGTACGGGAACATGCCGAGAAAGAGGCCTTGAAAGCACTCGCGTGGGATCAGCCCAAAGTTGTGGAGGCTCCTGTGAACCTTATTTTGCTGGCAGATAAGAATGGCTGGCAGGAAGGGCATCCGACAGTTGAAAAAAACTGGCAGCAGATGCTTGACTCAGGCTCCATGCAACCTGAGCAACGAGACTGGTTTCTGAATGCCGCTAAATCTCTTTATAACTGGAATTCAGACGCCAATCTGGCGTTTGCAGCCAAAAACGCAGGCTTTTTCGGAATGAGTCTTATGTATGCTGCAACCAGCCTGGGATTGGAATCTCATCCTATGGATGGATTTGACCATGAAGCTGTTCGTAAGGAGTTTAACATTCCCGATAATTTCTGGGTTCCAATGCTGCTCGCTGTGGGCTACAAAAAGCCGGGCCTTGAACTCCATCCGGCTAAATGGCGTAAGACCAGAGATGAAATTGTCGTTTCATTCAAGTGA